One part of the Aspergillus luchuensis IFO 4308 DNA, chromosome 5, nearly complete sequence genome encodes these proteins:
- a CDS encoding uncharacterized protein (COG:E;~EggNog:ENOG410Q0GJ;~InterPro:IPR005645,IPR029058;~PFAM:PF03959;~antiSMASH:Cluster_5.10), with protein sequence MRILCLHGAGTNSRIFEIQTAAIRYELGDNHIYDFVEGTVPSKMQPGIDVVAWKDEPVYAYFDEHNPQTGFAAYHYLEEYLLEEGPYDGVIAFSQAGTMILTYLIHLAKQNPRAEMPFKFAIILSITHPPLDYEALQKGRVMTVDLEATKGIIPIPTAHIWGSLDEPASQVATSNSVCKAEVRWVYVHSRGHEVPGGGSMEDVTQAVNIIRRAVETASTY encoded by the exons ATGCGCATTCTCTG TCTACATGGGGCGGGTACCAATTCTCGA ATATTCGAGATCCAGACGGCTGCCATTCGGTATGAACTGGGCGATAATCACATCTATGATTTTGTTGAAGGAACCGTTCCATCCAAGATGCAGCCAG GTATTGACGTGGTGGCTTGGAAGGATGAACCAGTGTATGCCTACTTCGATGAGCACAACCCCCAAACTGGGTTTGCGGCTTATCACTATTTGGAAGAGTACCTTCTTGAAGAGGGGCCCTATGACGGGGTCATCGCATTCAGCCAAGCAGGCACGATGATCCTCACGTACCTGATTCATCTTGCCAAGCAGAATCCTCGGGCTGAGATGCCATTCAAATTTGCAATTATCCTTTCGATCACCCATCCCCCTCTTGACTACGAAGCTCTTCAGAAAGGTCGTGTGATGACGGTTGATCTTGAAGCCACCAAAGGCATTATTCCAATCCCAACGGCCCACATCTGGGGCTCACTCGacgagccagccagccaggtaGCCACGTCAAATAGTGTCTGCAAGGCTGAGGTGAGATGGGTGTATGTTCATAGTCGAGGGCACGAAGTTCCCGGCGGAGGGTCCATGGAGGATGTGACCCAAGCTGTCAATATTATTCGCAGGGCAGTTGAGACGGCATCCACTTATTGA
- a CDS encoding uncharacterized protein (COG:G;~EggNog:ENOG410PH0T;~InterPro:IPR020846,IPR011701,IPR036259;~PFAM:PF07690;~SMCOG1005:Drug resistance transporter, EmrB/QacA;~TransMembrane:14 (i58-84o96-114i126-147o159-176i183-206o212-234i254-277o289-312i333-353o373-392i399-419o431-452i464-487o530-548i);~antiSMASH:Cluster_5.10;~go_function: GO:0022857 - transmembrane transporter activity [Evidence IEA];~go_process: GO:0055085 - transmembrane transport [Evidence IEA]), translating to MGSFELHGSRTELIDLPAVTPEPLLSRPEATHKNNLNHSVVEPQSQISQPGYLHGLRLWIVGVSVALGLFLATAEITVISTSLVTISEHLEGGDQSSWVITSYLLTYTGFLAPWSKCALAFGLKPTLLSSLLLFIAFSGGCGAAQSIDQLIICRTFQGIGGSGLFALGLYTLLRIVPPNRFEVANAVGSGVLTFALILGSLIGGGISSSSSWRWVFLFNVPAGGWAWIMLCLFFPKNFPRGLTSRSAQSKLHQYLTQADLLGYLLLLGFSLLLVAALEEANVRYAWSSGIIIGCLTGSGVLLAAFLAWEWILSGRKHVRIEPMLPWRLFKSRVVLGIIIGFFSTGPAITILYIELPQRFQTVNNFTPIEAGLRVLAFGVGSPAGAFCCSVLAGRLRTPFVHLTLAGSVLQIVGAFLLSSVPPTVNAWPGEYGYMVVTGLGTGISIAALYMAVPLVVRHREQAIVMGLTLQARMLGASLGIAIVNSILTNYVKGHLAPAEAAADPNHLTGLPMSVQETIRTAYAHGYNRQMYAVGACGVVQLFGVALMWKKDQVRFDPQAKTSWVYDHETDQNSGNLNGSVS from the exons ATGGGCAGTTTTGAGTTGCATGGTTCGAGAACTGAGTTGATAGATCTACCGGCAGTGACCCCAGAGCCATTATTGTCAAGGCCCGAAGCTACCCATAAAAACAATCTCAATCATTCGGTAGTTGAGCCTCAGAGTCAGATATCCCAACCGGGATATTTGCACGGGCTTCGACTATGGATTGTAGGGGTCAG TGTCGCGCTAGGTCTCTTCTTAGCCACCGCTGAGATTACAGTCATCAGCACATCGCTTGTCACCATCAGCGAACACCTTGAAGGAGGCGATCAAAGCAGTTGGGTCATCACATCATACCTTCTAACCTACACCGGATTCCTCGCGCCTTGGTCTAAATGTGCGCTTGCTTTTGGTCTCAAGCCAACCTTGTTGAGCAGTCTGCTCCTATTCATTGCTTTTTCCGGGGGCTGTGGTGCCGCCCAAAGCATCGACCAACT GATTATCTGCCGCACTTTCCAAGGGATCGGTGGCTCCGGACTTTTCGCGCTTGGACTATATACCCTACTGCGCATTGTGCCTCCGAACAGATTTGAGGTTGCCAATGCCGTGGGGTCCGGCGTGCTGACTTTCGCCCTTATCTTAGGATCGCTGATCGGAGGTGGCATTagcagctccagctcgtGGCGCTGGGTTTTTCTCTTCAA CGTGCCTGCGGGAGGATGGGCGTGGATTATGCTCTGCCTGTTCTTTCCGAAGAACTTTCCTCGAGGATTAACAAGTCGTTCTGCGCAGAGCAAATTGCATCAATATCTAACCCAGGCGGACCTGTTAGGatatctgcttcttctgggaTTTTCCCTGCTGCTAGTGGCCGCCTTGGAGGAAGCCAACGTTCGCTATGCCTGGTCATCGGGGATCATTATCGGGTGTTTAACCGGTTCAGGTGTCCTTCTGGCGGCCTTTCTGGCGTGGGAGTGGATCCTCAGTGGCCGGAAGCACGTGCGCATAGAGCCAATGCTGCCATGGCGATTGTTCAAAAGcagggtggtgttgggaaTCATCAT TGGCTTCTTCTCAACCGGGCCTGCAATCACTATACTATACATCGAGTTGCCCCAGAGATTTCAAACGGTCAATAACTTCACCCCCATCGAGGCGGGTCTCCGAGTTCTTGCCTTTGGGGTGGGATCCCCTGCGGGGGCATTTTGCTGCAGCGTCCTCGCCGGTCGCTTGAGAACCCCGTTTGTGCATCTGACGCTAGCTGGGTCCGTGCTACAGATAGTGGGGGCCTTTCTGCTGTCTTCCGTGCCTCCCACTGTGAACGCCTGGCCGGGCGAGTATGGATACATGGTTGTAACTGGTCTGGGCACCGGGATATCCATCGCGGCCCTGTATATGGCGGTTCCCTTGGTGGTCAGACATCGTGAACAAG CCATTGTAATGGGCTTGACCCTCCAGGCACGCATGTTAGGTGCCTCATTAGGCATCGCTATTGTGAATAGCATTCTGACCAATTACGTCAAGGGGCATCTCGCGCCCGCTGAGGCTGCTGCAGACCCGAATCACCTCACGGGATTGCCGATGAGTGTCCAGGAAACGATCCGGACCGCGTATGCACATGGCTATAATCGTCAGATGTACGCAGTGGGGGCTTGCGGCGTGGTCCAACTGTTCGGTGTTGCACTGATGTGGAAGAAAGACCAAGTCCGCTTCGATCCTCAAGCGAAGACATCTTGGGTGTATGATCACGAGACCGATCAGAACTCTGGAAACTTGAACGGCTCGGTAAGTTAG
- a CDS encoding putative secondary metabolism biosynthetic enzyme (COG:Q;~EggNog:ENOG410Q17C;~InterPro:IPR013154,IPR029063,IPR036291,IPR013217, IPR011032,IPR020843;~PFAM:PF00107,PF13649,PF13489,PF08240,PF08242, PF08241,PF13602,PF13847;~SMCOG1028:crotonyl-CoA reductase / alcohol dehydrogenase;~TransMembrane:1 (o783-801i);~antiSMASH:Cluster_5.10;~go_function: GO:0016491 - oxidoreductase activity [Evidence IEA];~go_process: GO:0055114 - oxidation-reduction process [Evidence IEA]) has product MLCADSIKSRLDRVIGALGHKNPRMRILEVGAGTGAMTDSCIRALSMDFPADPNLRRYGQWDFTDISSSFFPGAQEMFAAEGQRMRFKVLDIEKDPEIQGFECGTYDMVVAFMVIHATKDLVVSLSNVRKLLKKGGKLLLFEITHLHPLRLNLIFGLLDGWWRSTEAYRQAGPCISSEKWGELLKETGFSGCDVVVDDYEADVCREGSMIVSTAVAPVPTDITAVNIIINPEDQKQADLAAAISDRLQQLSISRITLTSMTDIAQRKLSANLLDISLLEATTPFVCDMDSSEYESLQALVASTKSLIWVDEGGGRQPHPKYRLVDGLFRALSGEMYRARLTNLSLERHSSREHKAAQICKLVLSVIGDVERGADTEYTEIDGILHISRLVDARSLSQDVARKALPQHEELLPYGSGPSLRLKIGSPGLLNTLHFIEDRSLEKPLGSKDIRIKVKAAGLNFRDVLVALGRLESDTLGAEFAGEVVQVGDQCQKFRPGDRVVAFHACRYANYVTLQEDMPIVGIRDEKMPFTTAAAIPVAYATAWISLTKIAALQAGESILIHSGAGGTGQAAILVAQYLGATVFATVSTEEKRQLLMDRYNIPTEHIFSSRNTLFAKGIRRLTADRGVDVVLNSLSGDGLIASWECIAPYGRFVEIGKNDILSNSKLPMHPFERNVSFTATDLAGMSIDRPHIIRAALETVFSLLEEGKLGLIYPLQVRGIADIEQAFRQMQTGKNSGKTVLEMRDTDEVMVSHAIKVETTYANPNRLFWTRSLHTHSSQMPHMLLRVAWAALVEAFLVGLLSGEHAI; this is encoded by the exons ATG CTTTGCGCCGACTCAATAAAATCACGGCTGGATAGGGTCATCGGCGCACTGGGACACAAAAACCCACGGATGAGAATCCTAGAAGTGGGAGCTGGCACGGGAGCCATGACTGACTCCTGCATCAGGGCGTTGAGCATGGACTTTCCAGCGGACCCAAATCTGCGTCGTTACGGTCAGTGGGACTTTACTGATATTTCGAGCTCCTTTTTCCCGGGAGCACAGGAAATGTTTGCAGCAGAAGGCCAGCGTATGCGATTCAAGGTTCTTGATATTGAAAAGGATCCTGAAATACAGGGGTTTGAGTGTGGCACTTACGATATGGTCGTAGCATTCATG GTAATACATGCCACGAAGGATTTGGTTGTTAGCTTGAGCAATGTGCGGAAACTATTGAAGAA GGGTGGAAAGCTTCTACTGTTCGAAATCACTCACCTTCACCCGCTCAGGCTCAATCTTATCTTTGGTTTGcttgatggatggtggagaa GTACGGAAGCATACCGCCAGGCCGGCCCCTGCATCAGTTCCGAGAAGTGGGGAGAGCTCCTAAAGGAGACAGGCTTCTCAGGATGCGATGTTGTAGTCGATGATTACGAGGCCGATGTCTGCCGTGAAGGAAGCATGATTGTGTCAACAGCCGTAGCTCCAGTCCCTACCGATATCACGGCAgtgaacatcatcatcaatccgGAAGACCAGAAACAGGCTGATCTGGCTGCGGCGATATCTGATCGGCTCCAGCAGCTTAGTATTTCAAGGATCACCCTAACATCCATGACTGACATCGCACAGCGAAAGCTATCGGCGAACTTGTTAGACATCAGCCTTCTGGAAGCGACAACCCCTTTTGTATGCGACATGGACAGCTCGGAGTATGAAAGCTTGCAGGCACTGGTAGCTTCCACCAAGAGCCTCATCTGGGTTGATGAGGGCGGAGGGCGGCAGCCTCATCCCAAGTACCGACTAGTCGATGGGCTGTTTAGGGCTCTTAGTGGGGAGATGTACCGGGCTCGACTGACAAACCTGAGTCTGGAGCGTCACTCCTCAAGAGAGCACAAAGCAGCGCAGATTTGCAAGCTAGTCTTGTCTGTTATTGGTGATGTTGAAAGGGGTGCAGACACGGAATACACGGAAATAGATGGAATACTTCACATCAGTCGCCTAGTAGATGCTAGGTCACTGTCCCAAGACGTAGCCAGAAAGGCTCTTCCACAGCACGAGGAGCTGCTACCGTATGGTTCAGGGCCATCGTTGAGACTGAAGATAGGATCACCTGGTCTCCTGAACACGCTGCATTTCATCGAGGACAGGTCCCTGGAAAAGCCACTTGGCTCAAAGGACATACGAATCAAGGTCAAAGCCGCTGGTTTGAATTTCCGCGACGTGCTTGTTGCACTGGGAAGGTTGGAGAGCGATACCCTCGGGGCAGAATTTGCTGGTGAAGTTGTCCAGGTTGGAGATCAATGCCAGAAGTTCCGGCCCGGCGATAGAGTTGTCGCCTTCCATGCCTGTCGCTATGCTAATTATGTTACTTTACAAGAGGACATGCCCATCGTTGGGATCAGGGACGAGAAGATGCCATTCACGACGGCTGCTGCTATCCCTGTAGCTTATGCAACGGCATGGATAAGTCTTACCAAGATAGCAGCGCTTCAAGCAGGAGAATCTATACTGATTCACTCTGGGGCAGGAGGTACAGGACAGGCTGCTATACTGGTTGCCCAATACCTGGGAGCGACGGTCTTTGCAACAGTTTCAACTGAAGAGAAGCGGCAGCTTCTGATGGACCGGTATAACATCCCAACGGAGCATATTTTCTCTAGCCGGAACACACTATTCGCGAAGGGGATCCGTCGGTTGACTGCCGACAGAGGTGTAGATGTTGTTCTGAATTCGCTTTCAGGCGACGGGCTTATTGCCTCGTGGGAATGCATTGCACCGTACGGTCGGTTTGTGGAGATCGGCAAGAACGATATCCTGTCGAACTCCAAACTGCCAATGCACCCATTTGAGCGAAACGTGAGCTTCACGGCTACTGACCTTGCTGGGATGTCGATCGACAGGCCGCATATAATCAGAGCAGCTTTGGAGACAGTATTCTCCCTGCTCGAAGAAGGCAAACTAGGCCTGATTTATCCTCTGCAGGTCCGGGGGATTGCAGATATTGAACAGGCCTTCAGGCAGATGCAGACTGGAAAGAACTCGGGCAAGACtgtgttggagatgagggacACGGACGAAGTGATGGTAAGTCATGCGATTAAGGTGGAAACAACATATGCTAATCCAAACAGACTGTTCTGGACACGAAGCCTACATACACATTCAAGCCAGATGCCACATATGTTGTTGCGGGTGGCCTGGGCGGCCTTGGTCGAAGCGTTTCTCGTTGGCTTGTTGAGCGGGGAGCACGCAATTTGA
- a CDS encoding type I polyketide synthase (COG:Q;~EggNog:ENOG410PJA1;~InterPro:IPR016036,IPR016035,IPR001227,IPR014043, IPR018201,IPR016039,IPR032821,IPR020807,IPR042104, IPR014030,IPR014031,IPR020841;~PFAM:PF16197,PF14765,PF00109,PF02801,PF00698;~SMCOG1022:Beta-ketoacyl synthase;~antiSMASH:Cluster_5.10;~go_function: GO:0004315 - 3-oxoacyl-[acyl-carrier-protein] synthase activity [Evidence IEA];~go_function: GO:0016740 - transferase activity [Evidence IEA];~go_function: GO:0016746 - transferase activity, transferring acyl groups [Evidence IEA];~go_process: GO:0006633 - fatty acid biosynthetic process [Evidence IEA]), with translation MVTFSGNKAHNAAEGNLLTPLAVVGMSLKFPEDATSPEAFWKMLVEGRCVSTEFPSNRMNIDAHHDAERGRLHNVTCRGAHFVKEDLSLFDAPFFGITDADAKAMDPQQRLALETVYRALENAGLPIEQVAGSKTSVFAGSFCSDYHMLQIKDPLNAPKNATAGTGRNMIANRISWFYDFLGPSATVDTACSSSLMAVDLACQSIWGGDAAMGVAIGCNIILAPEMTIGLDNLGLLSRDSHSYSFDRRANGYARGEGVGAVVIKRLDDAIADGDTVRAVIRSSSSNQDGKTPGILQPSKDAQVRLIRDTYQKAGLDMGVTRYFEAHGTGTPIGDPIEARAIGTAFRPYRLEETPLYVGSVKSNIGHLEGASGIAGFIKAVLVLEKGVIPPNSSNLQNTNPQIDEDYLRLNIVKTAIVWPTTGLRRASVSSFGFGGANSHIVLDDAYNSLRLSGSESVGHQTVIVPALGQINGIRQLNGHHSTNCEDKFNDPKIACKTIPKLLVWSATDQAGIKRLAESWSTYLASLSVEEPEEYLRDLAHTLCGRRSHWAWRAFVVAKPGVLLQDLTNQFSPATQSVDSPHLAFVFTGQGAQWHAMGRELIGHYEVFTRSLTELSAYLKELGCSWDILEELQKPGLDSNVNDPAYGQPLCTALQIALVDLLESWGISPAAVVGHSSGEIAAAYSSGALTKWSALKVAYFRGSLAGVLGRSSSMKGAMLAVGLSKENAQKYLGTLESQSDGPQVVIACVNSPQSVTLSGKLEQIDALHGLLNRDGVFSRKLAVNVAYHSFQMREISDAYLTALGGLEAPRNRKRRRPFMVSSVTGTLISSERLMEPEYWVNNMISPVLFHDAVSYLCSQSGEKYKKIDGSHRHAVKIDHLLEIGPHCALQGPCRDIVSVLGKSDKVSYVPFLVRNRSALECAMEAAGRLHCSGYPIKLTAVNGDGDAKARRRPRVLVDLPEYPFNHSTSYWHESRLSEGYRFRRYGYLELLGAPEPNGNPMEATWRNIIRVSEIPWVQDHKINSTILYSGAGMLVMAIEAIKQLADPDRLLTGFNIRDAVFSTALQIPTHAEGIEVNVHLKRTKEERSDATGWFEWRIYAYDNGNWVENSTGSIQALYESRNTSFDADVREEREWESHLLETYNSAVRSCTSTVDAKSFYKHLNSCGYQYGPEFAAIQSLGYSESDCKALVTDIRTFQPTGVYPTHTIHPTTLDAIIQMAAGLESTMGQSATNVAVPVRIDRLWLTNSGGLSHPFADAVRVCATFSQSVVGYKSYSMTAVDVEVSKALLNLEGLKVTTIAGGGTTPVSDQFMTDNLCHYIAHKPDIDLLTREEAQSLYGVHESQVKEPVEYYTELDFLAATCVSRYAASFREEERNNMPPHLNKYIDWALEVKRTLDQGFRIQLQAMVRSHA, from the exons ATGGTGACCTTTTCCGGAAACAAGGCCCACAATGCCGCCGAAGGGAACCTCCTCACTCCTCTAGCCGTCGTTGGGATGTCGCTAAAATTCCCAGAAGATGCGACATCCCCGGAAGCGTTTTGGAAAATGTTGGTTGAAGGCCGATGTGTCTCTACGGAGTTTCCCAGTAATAGAATGAATATCGATGCCCATCACGACGCTGAACGAGGCCGACTTCACAACGTCACATGCCGAGGAGCACACTTCGTGAAGGAGGACCTTAGTCTTTTTGACGCCCCCTTCTTTGGGATCACTGATGCCGATGCGAAGGCTATGGATCCTCAACAGCGCCTTGCGTTAGAGACAGTTTACCGTGCGCTAGAGAATGCCGGGCTTCCGATCGAGCAGGTTGCAGGCTCCAAGACCAGCGTCTTCGCAGGCTCCTTTTGTAGCGATTACCATATGCTGCAGATCAAGGATCCGCTCAATGCGCCTAAGAATGCCACGGCAGGAACTGGTCGGAATATGATTGCGAATCGCATCAGCTGGTTCTACGACTTCTTAGGTCCTAGCGCGACTGTGGATACCGCCTGCTCAAGCAGTCTGATGGCGGTGGACCTGGCCTGTCAATCTATATGGGGCGGAGATGCTGCAATG GGCGTCGCTATTGGCTGTAATATAATCCTGGCTCCAGAGATGACCATTGGCCTGGACAATCTTGGGTTGTTATCGAGAGATAGCCACTCTTATAGCTTCGATAGGAGAGCCAATGGATATgcgagaggagaaggtgtcGGTGCTGTGGTCATCAAGCGGCTTGATGACGCTATAGCCGATGGAGACACCGTGAGGGCTGTCATTCGATCGTCCAGCTCAAATCAGGATGGGAAGACGCCTGGAATTCTGCAGCCGAGCAAGGACGCGCAGGTTCGTTTGATCCGGGATACCTATCAAAAGGCTGGCCTGGACATGGGGGTCACTAGATATTTTGAAGCACATGGAACGG GAACACCCATCGGAGACCCGATCGAGGCTCGAGCTATTGGCACGGCATTTCGCCCATATCGGTTAGAGGAAACGCCCCTATATGT TGGTTCTGTGAAATCCAACATCGGCCATTTGGAGGGGGCAAGCGGAATTGCTGGTTTTATAAAAGCAGTCCTTGTGTTAGAGAAAGGTGTTATTCCACCGAATAGCAGCAATCTGCAGAACACAAACCCCCAGATTGATGAAGATTATCTGAGGCTGAAT ATAGTAAAAACCGCCATTGTCTGGCCTACTACTGGACTACGACGAGCATCCGTGAGCTCATTCGGCTTTGGTGGTGCCAATAGCCATATCGTGCTTGACGATGCTTACAATTCCCTCCGACTGAGTGGCTCCGAGAGTGTTGGCCACCAGACTGTAATAGTGCCTGCACTGGGGCAGATCAATGGTATACGACAATTAAATGGTCACCACAGTACTAATTGTGAAGACAAGTTTAACGACCCCAAAATTGCCTGCAAAACAATTCCGAAGCTGCTCGTCTGGTCAGCCACAGACCAAGCAGGCATAAAACGTCTTGCAGAGAGCTGGAGCACGTATCTCGCGAGTTTATCAGTTGAGGAGCCAGAAGAGTACCTGAGGGATTTAGCACATACCTTATGTGGCAGGCGAAGCCACTGGGCCTGGAGGGCGTTCGTTGTTGCTAAACCAGGGGTACTTCTACAAGATCTGACCAACCAGTTTTCCCCCGCTACCCAAAGCGTTGATTCGCCACACCTTGCATTCGTCTTCACTGGC CAAGGCGCTCAATGGCACGCAATGGGCCGTGAGCTTATAGGCCATTACGAAGTTTTCACAAGGAGCCTTACCGAATTGAGCGCGTATCTCAAAGAGCTTGGATGTTCTTGGGATATTTTGG AGGAACTACAGAAACCAGGGCTGGATTCGAATGTGAATGATCCAGCTTATGGTCAGCCACTATGCACAGCACTACAAATTGCATTGGTAGATCTTCTTGAAAGCTGGGGTATTTCACCTGCTGCAGTGGTTGGCCACTCCTCTGGTGAGATTGCCGCCGC ATACTCTTCTGGAGCGTTAACGAAATGGTCTGCGCTAAAGGTTGCATACTTCAGAGGTTCTCTAGCAGGAGTCCTAGGAAGATCTAGCAGCATGAAAGGAGCTATGCTTGCTGTAGGTCTGTCTAAGGAGAACGCGCAGAAGTACCTGGGCACACTTGAGTCCCAGTCTGATGGTCCGCAAGTTGTTATCGCTTGCGTCAATAGTCCTCAGAGTGTCACATTATCCGGGAAACTGGAGCAGATTGACGCACTGCATGGCCTGCTAAATCGGGACGGCGTATTTTCACGCAAGCTGGCGGTCAACGTCGCTTACCACTCGTTCCAGATGCGGGAGATTTCTGATGCATATTTAACTGCCCTTGGGGGCCTGGAGGCACCGCGCAATAGAAAGCGAAGGCGGCCATTTATGGTGTCCTCCGTCACTGGGACATTGATCTCAAGCGAGCGGCTAATGGAACCGGAGTATTGGGTCAATAACATGATATCACCGGTGCTGTTCCATGATGCAGTAAGCTATCTATGCTCCCAATCTGGTGAGAAGTACAAGAAAATCGATGGAAGCCACCGCCATGCTGTCAAGATTGATCACCTCCTAGAAATTGGGCCACATTGTGCACTGCAGGGGCCGTGTCGGGATATTGTCAGCGTCCTGGGAAAGAGCGACAAAGTTTCATACGTCCCTTTCCTGGTACGCAACCGTTCTGCTCTGGAATGCGCCATGGAAGCTGCAGGTCGCCTCCACTGCAGTGGATATCCGATCAAATTGACAGCGGTCAACGGAGATGGCGATGCGAAGGCTCGACGAAGACCGCGTGTCCTGGTTGATCTGCCCGAATATCCCTTCAATCACTCTACATCTTACTGGCATGAATCCCGATTGAGCGAGGGATACAGATTCCGTCGATATGGCTACCTAGAGCTTCTCGGTGCCCCGGAGCCTAATGGAAATCCAATGGAGGCCACCTGGAGGAACATCATCCGCGTTTCGGAGATCCCCTGGGTGCAAGATCATAAGATCAATAGCACTATTCTATATTCAGGTGCCGGTATGCTGGTCATGGCCATCGAAGCCATCAAACAACTGGCTGATCCGGACCGACTCCTTACTGGCTTCAATATACGGGATGCCGTATTCTCAACTGCCCTACAGATCCCTACGCACGCAGAAGGAATCGAAGTCAATGTTCACCTCAAACGCACGAAAGAGGAAAGGTCTGACGCCACCGGATGGTTTGAATGGCGCATATATGCATACGACAATGGGAACTGGGTGGAAAACAGCACAGGGTCTATCCAAGCTCTGTATGAGAGCCGAAACACAAGCTTTGATGCTGACGttagggaagaaagagaatggGAAAGTCATCTTCTTGAGACCTACAACAGTGCGGTACGCTCATGTACTTCGACTGTTGATGCAAAGTCATTCTATAAGCATCTCAACAGCTGTGGATATCAGTACGGGCCTGAATTTGCCGCGATTCAAAGTCTCGGTTACAGTGAGTCGGACTGCAAGGCGCTCGTCACAGACATCCGGACATTCCAGCCTACCGGCGTTTACCCGACTCATACTATACATCCTACAACACTGGACGCCATCATTCAGATGGCAGCTGGGCTGGAATCAACCATGGGCCAGAGTGCGACCAATGTGGCTGTACCTGTGCGGATTGACCGGCTCTGGTTGACCAACTCAGGTGGTCTCAGCCATCCATTCGCAGATGCTGTCAGGGTTTGTGCTACTTTCAGTCAATCTGTTGTAGGATATAAAAGTTACTCGATGACAGCAGTAGACGTGGAAGTCTCTAAAGCACTACTGAATCTTGAAGGCTTAAAGGTGACGACCATTGCCGGCGGAGGGACAACCCCTGTCTCGGACCAATTCATGACGGACAACCTATGCCACTACATAGCACATAAACCTGACATTGACCTCTTGACACGGGAAGAGGCCCAGAGCCTTTATGGGGTCCACGAATCGCAGGTCAAAGAGCCAGTGGAGTACTACACTGAGCTTGATTTTCTTGCAGCAACCTGCGTGAGCAGGTATGCAGCCTCGTTCcgcgaagaggaaagaaacaacatGCCACCTCACTTGAACAAATACATTGACTGGGCCCTCGAAGTCAAAAGAACACTTGATCAGGGTTTTCGAATTCAGCTCCAAGCAATGGTTAGATCGCATGCATGA